TGATAGTTTTTCTTGATAGAATAAATAATATGTTTTATAATCTCTTTAAAAGATAAACTTATTTGTCCTCAAATTAATTTGCTCTATGTCAAATTTTCATTTATAATCTCTTTAGTAGCGATTAACTAAAATATAAAAATAGGTATCTGTATAAATAAAGACATGAATGAAAGAAAAAGAATTTTAATAGTAGATGATAATATCCACCTTTTAAAAAATATAAAGGATATTTTAAAAGTCGAAGGTTATGAAATTGTGGCGGTAGAAAAAGGCCACTTGGCTGTGGAAAAAGTAGAGCAACTAAACTTCGATGTAGCCTTAATAGATGTGATGCTTCCCGATATGGATGGATTAAAGGCTGTTGAGGAGATTAAAGAGATAGATAATGATATCTCTATTGTTATTATGTCAGGCCATATCGACACCAGAATTTCCATAGAAGCCATGAAATTAGGTTGCCATATAGTTCCTAAACCAATAGATCCCCATCAATTAAGAATGATTGTCAAAAGCGCCATAAGAGAAAAGATATTGGTCGTTGAAAATAAGATTACTACAGAATATCTAAAAGAACAAAAAAGAACCTTAGAAGTAATCTTAGAACTAAGTAACCAACTTCACTATGTTGATAATTTAAAAGAATTAGGCGATATATTAGTAGAAAAATTATCTCTAATCTTAAAAGCTAATATCGTCTCGATGATGCTTGTGAATAACAAAAAGAAACAATTACATATTTTAGCCGCTAAGGGCTTAGATCAAGAAATTATAAATAATTATTGTGGAAAGATAGGGGAAGGAGTAGCTGGTTGGGTAGCAAAAAAGAAAGAATTAACCTTGGTCCCTGATGTAGAACACTTTCCTTACTTCCAAAAAGAGAATGACTTTAAATACCTATCTAAGTCATTTATTAGCGCCCCCATCTTATATAAAAGTAGTTTATTAGGGGTAATTAATGTTTCTGGTCGAGTAGAAGTTTTTACGGCTACTGATGCCAAATTTGTCTCTTTAATTACTAATTTAGCCTCACTCTCTGTTAAGAATATAGAGCTTATCACTTATATCTCAGAAACAAAGGAAACAGATTTCTTAACTAACCTTTTCAATGAATTTTACTTTAAAAGGTGTTTAAATAGTGAAATCAAAAGGGCTTATCGCTATGAATCTTCTTTTTCTTTGGTTGGATTTAACATTGATAATTTTGAAGAATATGAAAAAACCCATGGAAAGTTAGCCAGTGAAATTTTAATTAAGATAATAGCGGGTGTAGTTAAAGGCAATACTCGAGATGTTGATGTTGTTTCTATGGGTAGAGAAAATGATATTTTTGTGATTTTACCTCAAACCGAAAAAGACCGAGCTTTTTTCTTTGCCGAAAAGATTAGAGAGAAAGTCCAAAATATAAATTTTAGTCAAGAAGGTATTTCTTCGGCAACTATTAGTGCTGGAGTAACAAGCTTTTCAAAAGAGACAAAGAATGAAGAAGAGATGATTAACCAATGCCTCAAGGCATTAGCTCAAGCTAAAAAAGATGGCGGGAATAATACTTATCTTCTTAAATGAAGATTAATCATAAAGTAAGAAGAAATTTTAAACCAAGAGAAACTTTTATCTCTTATGAGGATTTAATTAACGAACCTATCTCTTGGCCTAAGACAACCTTTTTAATATTGCCTTCTTGTAATAAATTAAAGACTAGAATGGGTATATTGTTTTCTTTACATAAAGAAATAGCGGTAGCATCCATCACTTTTAGTTCTTTATTCAAAACCTCATTATAAGTTAATTCCTTATATTTAACTGCATTTCTATGATTTATTGGATCTTCGCTGTAGACTCCATCTACTTTGGTAGCTTTTAAAATAACTTCTGCCCCTATTTCAATGGCTCTTAAAGCAGAGGCCGTATCGGTAGAAAAATGTGTACTTCCAGTGCCGCTAACAAATATGACTATTCTTCCTTTTTCTAAATGACGCATAGCCCTTCTTCTTATGTAAGGCTCAGTGCAACTTTCTATCTTTAGGGCAGATAAAACACGCGTCGGTATTTTTTCTCTTTCTAAACTGTTTTGTAAAGCCAAGCCATTAATAATAGTTGCTATCATGCCCATATAATCAGCGGTAGCACGATCCAGTCCATATATAGAAAACTTTGATCCTCTAAAGATGTTACCTCCGCCAATACATATGCTTATTTCGACCCCCAAATCTCTTACTTCTTTTATCTGCTTGGCCACAGAAACCAACATTTTAGGATCCAAGCCATATTCTTGGTCACCCTGGAGAGCTTCTCCACTAAGTTTTAATAAGAGTCTTTTATATTTAACCTCCACTTATTCTTCCCCGATCTTAAATCGAGCAAATCTTCGAATGGTAATATTTTCTCCTAATTTAGCAATAAAAGAATTAATGTAATCACTGATTGTTATTTCAGGATCTTTAATATAAGGTTGTTCTAATAAACAGATCTGCTTTAAAAATTTCTCCATCTTGCCTTCCACAATCTTTTCTATTACTTGGGGCGGCTTATTTTCATTCTGAGCTTGTTTTTGATAAATCTCTCTTTCTTGCTCTAAGGCTTCTAAAGTAACTTGGTCTCTCTTTACAAACAAAGGAGAAGAAGCAGCAACCTGCATCGCTATATTATTAGCCATTTCATTAAAAAGAGTATTCTTAGCTACAAAATCTGTTTCGCAATTTACTTCTACTAACACTCCTAATTTATTATTCAAGTGAATATAAGAAAAGATACAACCTTCTCTTGTTTCTCGACTAACTTTTTTTTTGGCTAAAACTAAGCCTTGTTCTCTTAAATATTTAATAGCTTTTTCTAGCTCACCATGGCATTTTAATAGAGCGTTCTTACATTCCATCATCCCAGCATTAGTAATCTCTCTAAGTTCTTTAACTAAGGAAGCCTTAATCTCCATGATTAACCCTCTTCCCTCTTAATTTTTCTTGACCCTTATCACCTTCTTTTAGAAACATATCTTCGGTTAATTCTTGGTAATCTTTTAACTTTAAAGCTTTTTCCTTCTCCATTTCTTTCGACAATCTTTCTTCTTCTTTTGCTTTCTCTTCATTATAAAGTCTTTTTCCTTCCAAGACTGCATCGGCCATAACTTTAGTAATTAAACCTACCGCTCTAACCGCATCATCATTTCCAGGAATACAATAATCTACTTCGTCTGGATCGCCATTGCTATCAACAATAGCTACGACAGGAATATTTAACTTCCTTGCTTCTAAAACAGCAATTCTTTCTTTAGGTGTATCAACGATATAGACCATATCTGGAAACTTATTCATATCTTTAATTCCACAGAGAATTTTATGAAGTTTCTCCTTTTCTTCTTTTAGCTTTAAGGTTTCCTTTTTAGGTAAATACTTTAACCTTCCCTCTGTTTCCATTTTTTCAAGTTCTTTTAAACGAGACACCCTTTTTTTAATAGTCTCAAAATTAGTCAGCATTCCTCCCAACCATCTTTGATTGACATAGTACATCTCGCAACGTTTAGCTTCATTAGCAATAGCTTCTATAGCTTGTTTTTTAGTTCCCACAAATAATATTGTGCCCCCTTGGGCTACCTTTTCTTTTACAACATTATAGGCATTTTTTAAACCTCTCATTGCTTTTTGAAGATCAATAATATGAATATCATTTCTTTGCGTAAATATATAAGGAGCCATTTTAGGATTCCACCTTTGAGTTTGATGTCCAAAATGAACTCCTGCTTCTAATAGATTTTTAATTGAAACGTTAGCCATAAATTAATTCTTCCTCCCAAAAACAAAGACTAAATACAAAATTTTATTAAAGTATTTATGTATCATAATAATCTTTAATTAGCAAGAAAAATATTCCTAATATTCTTTAAACTATTCTTTCCAAGTGTTTTAAAAAGATCTTCTCTCATCACTAAGTAAAAACAACCAACCACGGTAAGAAAGATAATTAAGGGATATTTAATGATATTCTTGATCATTTTTTCCTCCTAAAATATATAATTTAGCTACTTAGGATTATAGTTAATTCCATAAATCTTTACCTAACTATAAGGCAAAACTCTAAAAAACACTAAGCCCTAAACAAATTCAATCATCACAAATGCTTGCTTAATTGATCATAAACTGCCTTGGCCATTCCAAAATCTTTACCTGAGGACATACTCTTGGCATATTCTTGATCTAACATCTCCTGAAATACATCTTCAGCCATACCTCCATAACATAAATTTTCTTTACCTACCGTAGCTCTCATTGTTTTAATCATTTGATTTACAAAGATAGATTCAAACTCCTTAGAAAGTTCTTTTAATTTTTTTTTCTTTTTCTCTCCGTCTAAAGGAGTTACCTTTTCTAAGTTTAGTTTTTCTATTCTTTCTAAAAAGTCATTATTTTGAACACTCTTTGTATTACCTAAGTAAGTATTGCTCTTTAAAAATGAGCTATCAAGAACCAAAGTTACCTTATCCATTTAATCTCCCTATCTTATTATAAATATTACCTATTACAAATATTATCTACTTACATAAAATATCTACTTACATAATAATTATCTCCGCATGTAAAGCTCCAGCTGCTTTAATAGCCTGAAGAATAGCAATAATATCTCGAGGCATAGTCCCCACTGCATTTAAAGCTCTGACTAAATTTTCTACACTAGCACTAGCCGGCATAATTGACAAGCGATCTTCTTTTTCCTGAATCTTAATCGTAGCTTTAGTAGGAGAAGTAGTTGCCGTAGGCAATGCTCCAGGCTTTTCTGCTTCTGCTTCTTCAGTAATAGTAACACTCAGAGATCCATGAGAAACTGCTACTTGAGAAATCCTAACATTACTTCCTATCACTACTGTTCCTGTCCGTTCATTAATGACTACCTTGGCTTCTATGTCTGGAATTAAGGTTAAGTTCTCAATTTCTGAGATTAAATTTACCACCTCATCCTTATATTCATTTAAGATCCTTACTTCTATTAAGGAAGGATCTATGGCTTTAGCTATCTTGACGTTAAGTTTCTCATTAATAGCTTTGACTACTCTTTTAGCGGTGGTAAAATCAGATGAATTTAAGACAAAAGAAACTTTTTCTTTATCGACAAAACAAGAAGTAAATTCTTTTTCAATGATTGCTCCTTGTGGCACTATAGCTACCGTAGAATGATTTTTTTGACCTTTAGTTCCGCCAGTCTTAATATTAGAACCACCTAAAGAAACTGCTCCTTGAGCTACAGCATAGACATTTTTATCTGCAGCTAAAAGAGGAGTTTGAAGTAATATTCCTCCTTGTAAAGTAGAAGCATCGCCTAAGGAAGAAATGGTGATGTTAATTTTATCTCCTATTCGAGCAAAAGGAGGTAAGGTGGCTGTAGCTATTACAGCAGCCACATTGGATACTGTCATTTGACTTTTATCTACCGTAATCCCCAGATGATGAAGCATATTAGCTATAGATTGAGTAGTAAAAAAGGTCTTATTGCTATCGCCAGTCCCTTCTAATCCCACTACTAACCCATAACCCGTAATTTGATTCTCTTTTATTCCGGAGAGATGAGCAATATCTTTAATTCTTACTGTAGGAAGCTCTGCAGCTGCGGAAATATCTACTGAAATAATCAAAGAAAAGAAAATTAAAAAAACTATTTTTCCCATATGAAAACTCCAAAAAGAAAGATTAAAATATAAAATTTACAGCTTTAGTTAAAAGACGAGTAATAAATCCAGGTCTTTCTTCATCGCTAAGTTTTAAGCTACCTCGATACTTAATATCAGTATTATGAATAAAAGTAGAAAT
The bacterium DNA segment above includes these coding regions:
- a CDS encoding response regulator gives rise to the protein MNERKRILIVDDNIHLLKNIKDILKVEGYEIVAVEKGHLAVEKVEQLNFDVALIDVMLPDMDGLKAVEEIKEIDNDISIVIMSGHIDTRISIEAMKLGCHIVPKPIDPHQLRMIVKSAIREKILVVENKITTEYLKEQKRTLEVILELSNQLHYVDNLKELGDILVEKLSLILKANIVSMMLVNNKKKQLHILAAKGLDQEIINNYCGKIGEGVAGWVAKKKELTLVPDVEHFPYFQKENDFKYLSKSFISAPILYKSSLLGVINVSGRVEVFTATDAKFVSLITNLASLSVKNIELITYISETKETDFLTNLFNEFYFKRCLNSEIKRAYRYESSFSLVGFNIDNFEEYEKTHGKLASEILIKIIAGVVKGNTRDVDVVSMGRENDIFVILPQTEKDRAFFFAEKIREKVQNINFSQEGISSATISAGVTSFSKETKNEEEMINQCLKALAQAKKDGGNNTYLLK
- the pyrH gene encoding UMP kinase — protein: MEVKYKRLLLKLSGEALQGDQEYGLDPKMLVSVAKQIKEVRDLGVEISICIGGGNIFRGSKFSIYGLDRATADYMGMIATIINGLALQNSLEREKIPTRVLSALKIESCTEPYIRRRAMRHLEKGRIVIFVSGTGSTHFSTDTASALRAIEIGAEVILKATKVDGVYSEDPINHRNAVKYKELTYNEVLNKELKVMDATAISLCKENNIPILVFNLLQEGNIKKVVLGQEIGSLIKSS
- the tsf gene encoding translation elongation factor Ts — its product is MEIKASLVKELREITNAGMMECKNALLKCHGELEKAIKYLREQGLVLAKKKVSRETREGCIFSYIHLNNKLGVLVEVNCETDFVAKNTLFNEMANNIAMQVAASSPLFVKRDQVTLEALEQEREIYQKQAQNENKPPQVIEKIVEGKMEKFLKQICLLEQPYIKDPEITISDYINSFIAKLGENITIRRFARFKIGEE
- the rpsB gene encoding 30S ribosomal protein S2, which translates into the protein MANVSIKNLLEAGVHFGHQTQRWNPKMAPYIFTQRNDIHIIDLQKAMRGLKNAYNVVKEKVAQGGTILFVGTKKQAIEAIANEAKRCEMYYVNQRWLGGMLTNFETIKKRVSRLKELEKMETEGRLKYLPKKETLKLKEEKEKLHKILCGIKDMNKFPDMVYIVDTPKERIAVLEARKLNIPVVAIVDSNGDPDEVDYCIPGNDDAVRAVGLITKVMADAVLEGKRLYNEEKAKEEERLSKEMEKEKALKLKDYQELTEDMFLKEGDKGQEKLRGKRVNHGD
- a CDS encoding rod-binding protein — translated: MDKVTLVLDSSFLKSNTYLGNTKSVQNNDFLERIEKLNLEKVTPLDGEKKKKKLKELSKEFESIFVNQMIKTMRATVGKENLCYGGMAEDVFQEMLDQEYAKSMSSGKDFGMAKAVYDQLSKHL
- a CDS encoding flagellar basal body P-ring protein FlgI, with the translated sequence MGKIVFLIFFSLIISVDISAAAELPTVRIKDIAHLSGIKENQITGYGLVVGLEGTGDSNKTFFTTQSIANMLHHLGITVDKSQMTVSNVAAVIATATLPPFARIGDKINITISSLGDASTLQGGILLQTPLLAADKNVYAVAQGAVSLGGSNIKTGGTKGQKNHSTVAIVPQGAIIEKEFTSCFVDKEKVSFVLNSSDFTTAKRVVKAINEKLNVKIAKAIDPSLIEVRILNEYKDEVVNLISEIENLTLIPDIEAKVVINERTGTVVIGSNVRISQVAVSHGSLSVTITEEAEAEKPGALPTATTSPTKATIKIQEKEDRLSIMPASASVENLVRALNAVGTMPRDIIAILQAIKAAGALHAEIIIM